One segment of Setaria viridis chromosome 4, Setaria_viridis_v4.0, whole genome shotgun sequence DNA contains the following:
- the LOC117853320 gene encoding zinc finger protein CONSTANS-LIKE 5: MELHKYWGVGGRRCGSCDAAPAAVHCRSCPAGGAFLCTACDARPGHARLAHERVWMCEVCELAPAAVTCKADAAVLCAACDADIHEANPLARRHVRVPVAPIGSEAAAAAVEAMLFGTAEAAASEADEPHNAAAAAAAGHQHQHHHQHHALNLNVEAKDMKLDYLFSDLDPYLSVEIPRFQHADSVVPNGVGAGAGGAIELDFTCGIGVKPSSYSSYTATSLAHSGSSSEVGVVPEAFCGGGGGSFELDFTRPKPQAYMPYTATPQSHSVSSVDVEVVPERGDMAAARPVPLMGESREARLMRYREKRKNRRFEKTIRYASRKAYAETRPRIKGRFAKRADHDADADDAEAEAAVPSSSYVLDFGYGVVPSF, encoded by the exons ATGGAGTTGCACAAGTACTGGGGCGTCGGTGGCAGGCGGTGCGGCAGCTgcgacgcggcgccggcggcggtgcactGCCGCTCGTGCCCCGCGGGGGGCGCGTTCCTCTGCACGGCTTGCGACGCGCGCCCGGGGCACGCGCGGCTCGCCCACGAGCGCGTGTGGATGTGCGAGGTCTGCGAGctggcgcccgccgccgtcacgTGCAAGGCCGACGCTGCCGTGCTCTGCGCCGCCTGCGACGCCGACATCCACGAAGCCAACCCGCTGGCGCGCCGCCACGTGCGCGTCCCCGTCGCGCCCATCGGATcggaggccgcggccgccgccgtcgaggccaTGCTTTTCGGGACCGCCGAGGCGGCCGCGTCCGAGGCCGATGAGCCGCAcaacgccgcggccgcggcggcggccgggcaccagcaccagcaccaccaccagcaccacgcGCTGAACCTCAACGTGgaggccaaggacatgaagctCGACTACCTCTTCTCCGACCTGGACCCCTACCTCAGCGTCGAGATCCCGCGCTTCCAGCACGCCGACAGCGTCGTCCCCaacggcgtcggcgccggcgccgggggtgCCATCGAGCTGGACTTCACGTGCGGCATCGGCGTCAAGCCCTCCTCCTACAGCTCCTACACGGCAACGTCCCTCGCGCACAGC GGCTCATCGTCGGAGGTCGGCGTGGTGCCAGAGGCCttctgcggcggtggcggcgggagctTCGAGCTCGACTTCACCCGGCCCAAGCCCCAAGCCTACATGCCGTACACCGCGACTCCTCAGAGTCACAGC GTGTCGTCGGTTGACGTGGAGGTGGTGCCGGAGCGGGgggacatggcggcggcgaggccggtgcCGCTGATGGGGGAGAGCCGGGAGGCGCGGCTGATGCGGTACAGGGAGAAGCGGAAGAACCGGCGGTTCGAGAAGACCATCCGGTACGCGTCCCGCAAGGCCTACGCCGAGACGCGGCCGCGGATCAAGGGCCGCTTCGCCAAGCGCGCCGAccacgacgccgacgccgacgacgctgaggccgaggccgccgtgccgtcgtcgtcgtacgTGCTCGACTTCGGCTACGGCGTCGTGCCAAGCTTCTGA
- the LOC117852973 gene encoding D-3-phosphoglycerate dehydrogenase 3, chloroplastic — protein sequence MALATPLRHLLPVAAATATAPDPAGPSLTARRVLWGRLRSSLAASPSREPRSRSLTAPVAAAAGGRPTVLVTEKLGPAGLDLLRSFANVDCSYELTAEELRAKVSLVDALVVRSGTCVTREVFEAARGRLRVVGRAGVGIDNVDLQAATEAGCLVVNAPTANTVAAAEHAVALLTAMARNVAQADASLKAGKWQRSKYVGVTLVGKTLAVMGFGKVGSEVARRAKGLGMDIIAHDPYAPVDRARAIGVDLVSFDEAISTADFISLHMPLTPSTAKLFNDETFAKMKKGVRIINVARGGVVDEEALLRALDNGTVAQAALDVFTEEPPPRDSKLVQHEDVTVTPHLGASTTESQEGVALEIAEAVIGALRGDLAATAVNAPMVPAEVLSELSPYVVLAEKLGRLVVQLVAGGSGVKVVKVVYSSARDPDDLDTRILRAMVTKGIVEPISSAFVNIVNADYVAKQRGLRIIEERILLDGSPEIPLDSIQVHLTNVESKFAGALSDAGDIRVEGKVKDGSPHLTLVGSFSVDVSLEGNLILCCQVDQPGIIGKVGSILGKMNVNVSFMSVGRTARGKQAVMAIGVDEEPEKEALKLIGDTPSVEDFVFVKL from the exons ATGGCCTTGGCGACGCcgctccgccacctcctccccgtggcggcggcgacggccacaGCCCCCGACCCCGCCGGACCATCCCTGACGGCCCGCCGCGTCCTCTGGGGCCGCCTTCGCTccagcctcgccgcctccccgtCCAGGGAGCCCAGGTCCAGGTCCCTCACCGCGCCggtggcggctgcggcgggcgggcggccgaCGGTGCTCGTCACGGAGAAGCTGGGCCCGGCGGGCCTGGACCTGCTGCGCTCGTTCGCGAACGTGGACTGCTCCTACGAGCTCACGGCGGAGGAGCTCCGCGCCAAGGTCTCGCTCGTGGACGCGCTGGTGGTGCGCAGCGGGACGTGCGTCACGCGGGAGGTGTTCGAGGCCGCGCGCGGGCGGCTCCGCGTGGTCGGCcgtgccggggtcgggatcgacAACGTCGACCTCCAGGCGGCGACCGAGGCCGGGTGCCTCGTCGTCAACGCGCCCACCGCGaacaccgtcgccgccgccgagcacgccGTCGCGCTCCTCACCGCCATGGCGCGCAACGTCGCGCAGGCCGACGCGTCGCTCAAGGCCG GCAAATGGCAACGGAGCAAATATGTCGGTGTTACTTTAGTGGGGAAGACACTAGCTGTTATGGGCTTTGGAAAGGTTGGCTCCGAAGTAGCTCGGCGCGCAAAAGGACTCGGGATGGATATCATTGCTCATGACCCATATGCTCCTGTTGATAGAGCCCGGGCAATTGGCGTAGATCTTGTATCATTTGATGAGGCCATCTCCACAGCAGACTTCATATCATTGCACATGCCTCTAACTCCATCGACAGCAAAGCTTTTTAATGATGAAACTTTTGCAAAAATGAAAAAGGGTGTTAGAATTATCAACGTTGCACGGGGTGGAGTTGTTGATGAAGAAGCATTGCTGAGAGCACTTGACAATGGAACAGTTGCCCAG GCCGCACTTGATGTATTTACTGAGGAGCCACCGCCAAGAGACAGCAAGTTGGTGCAGCATGAGGATGTCACTGTCACACCGCACCTTGGAGCTAGCACAACAGAATCTCAG GAAGGTGTAGCCCTTGAAATTGCAGAGGCTGTTATCGGTGCACTGAGAGGAGATCTGGCTGCCACAGCTGTGAATGCCCCAATGGTCCCTGCTGAG GTTCTATCAGAGCTATCACCCTATGTTGTCCTTGCCGAGAAGCTGGGCCGACTTGTTGTGCAACTTGTAGCTGGTGGCAGCGGGGTTAAGGTTGTCAAGGTTGTCTACTCATCTGCTAGAGACCCCGATGACTTGGATACAAGAATTCTTCGTGCCATGGTCACCAAAGGCATTGTCGAACCTATTTCAAGCGCATTCGTCAACATCGTCAATGCAGACTATGTTGCCAAGCAGAGAGGCCTCCGGATCATCGAGGAGAGAATTCtccttgatggttcacctgaaATCCCCCTAGATTCCATCCAGGTCCACCTCACCAATGTGGAGTCCAAGTTTGCTGGTGCCTTGTCTGATGCAGGCGACATCAGAGTGGAAGGAAAGGTTAAGGACGGCTCCCCGCATCTCACCCTTGTCGGGTCTTTCAGTGTTGACGTTAGCCTTGAGGGAAACCTCATACTGTGCTGCCAAGTTGATCAGCCGGGCATCATCGGGAAAGTGGGATCGATCTTGGGAAAGATGAATGTGAATGTGAGCTTCATGAGCGTTGGAAGGACTGCTCGTGGGAAGCAGGCGGTAATGGCCATTGGAGTTGATGAGGAGCCTGAGAAGGAAGCTCTTAAGTTGATCGGCGATACACCGTCTGTCGAGGATTTTGTCTTTGTTAAGCTTTAG
- the LOC117853611 gene encoding PTI1-like tyrosine-protein kinase At3g15890 encodes MSSTWRIFSYKELHAATNGFSEENKLGEGGFGSVYWGKTPDGLQIAVKRLKATNNSKAEMEFAVEVEVLARVRHRNLLGLRGYCAGGPGTDHRMIVYDYMPNLSLLSHLHGQFAAETRLDWPRRVAVAVGSAEGLVYLHHEAAPHIIHRDIKASNVLLDSDFAPLVADFGFAKLVPEGVSHMTTRVKGTLGYLAPEYAMWGKVSGACDVYSFGILLLELVSGRKPIERLPSGAKRTITEWAEPLIARGRLGDLVDPRLRGAFDADQLARVVECAALCVQGEPDRRPDMRTVVRILRGEDTDVPGGKGGDRPPVRIQSVKYTDHLMEMDKSSSYYGEPEDGDEEEDDIDDEEEVEEYSLIDDKSSMNFGAFGAMPAVQTMHDPYAKRFSGNANAIKI; translated from the coding sequence ATGAGCAGCACGTGGAGGATCTTCAGCTACAAGGAGCTGCACGCGGCGACCAACGGGTTCAGCGAGGAGAACAAGCTGGGCGAGGGCGGCTTCGGCAGCGTCTACTGGGGCAAGACGCCTGACGGCCTGCAGATCGCGGTGAAGAGGCTCAAGGCCACCAACAACTCCAAGGCGGAGATGGAGTTCGCGGTGGAGGTAGAGGTGCTGGCCCGCGTGCGCCACCGGAACCTCCTCGGCCTCCGCGGCTACTGCGCCGGCGGCCCCGGCACCGACCACCGCATGATCGTCTACGACTACATGCCCAACCTCAGCCTCCTCTCCCACCTCCACGGCCAGTTCGCCGCGGAGACCCGCCTCGACTGGccccgccgcgtcgccgtcgccgtcggctcCGCCGAGGGCCTCGTCTACCTCCACCACGAGGCGGCGCCCCACATCATCCACCGCGACATCAAGGCCAGCAACGTCCTCCTCGACTCCGACTTcgcgccgctcgtcgccgacTTCGGCTTCGCAAAGCTCGTCCCCGAGGGGGTCTCGCACATGACCACCCGCGTCAAGGGCACGCTGGGCTACCTGGCGCCCGAGTACGCCATGTGGGGGAAGGTCTCCGGCGCCTGCGACGTCTACAGcttcggcatcctcctcctcgagctcgTCTCCGGCCGGAAGCCCATCGAGCGGCTGCCGTCGGGGGCCAAGCGCACCATCACCGAGTGGGCCGAGCCGCTCATCGCGCGCGGCCGACTCGGGGACCTCGTCGACCCGCGCCTCCGGGGCGCGTTCGACGCCGACCAGCTCGCTCGCGTCGTCGAGTGCGCCGCGCTCTGCGTGCAGGGAGAGCCCGACCGACGCCCGGACATGCGCACCGTCGTCCGCATCCTGCGCGGGGAGGATACCGATGTGCCCGGCGGCAAAGGCGGCGACCGGCCGCCGGTGAGGATCCAGAGCGTCAAGTACACGGACCACCTGATGGAGATGGATAAGAGCAGCTCGTACTACGGCGAGCCtgaggacggcgacgaggaggaagatgacatcgatgacgaggaggaggtggaggagtaCTCGTTGATCGACGACAAGAGCAGCATGAACTTCGGGGCGTTTGGCGCCATGCCCGCGGTGCAGACCATGCACGACCCGTACGCTAAGAGGTTCTCAGGAAATGCTAATGCCATCAAGATCTGA